The Parambassis ranga chromosome 19, fParRan2.1, whole genome shotgun sequence genome contains a region encoding:
- the sin3aa gene encoding SIN3 transcription regulator family member Aa isoform X1, whose protein sequence is MKRRLEDQETVFASQQRRLAGNAEAFQHRVLAPAPAPAVYEALSDNMQPTAGVQYSVPQGYQVPTVAQNSGGHGHTPSPAVHGGSHHHSPAVQSHGPSVMSGHTHTAASQASAQGQQQFQRLKVEDALSYLDQVKLQFGNQPQVYNDFLDIMKEFKSQSIDTPGVISRVSQLFKGHPDLIMGFNTFLPPGYKIEVQTNDLVNVTTPGQIHHITPHGISVQNIPITGAASQHPAQLPTAATTTAPPLLTQPTPAKMSKPLQPQALTPSSQSNPSIPAYTSPRSPPMQVHPPLSGTPTGPPMQNNQPVEFNHAINYVNKIKNRFQGQPDIYKAFLEILHTYQKEQRNAKEAGGNYTPALTEQEVYAQVARLFKNQEDLLSEFGQFLPDANSSVLLNKTTAEKAESVRNDHGGTAKKLQLNNKQRPNQNGCQIRRHPAPGSAPPVKKKPKLLNLKDSVAEASKHGVGTESLFFEKVRKALRSAEAYDNFLRCLVIFNQEVISRAELVQLVLPFLGKFPELFNWFKNFLGYREMPHIETYPKERATEGIAMEIDYASCKRLGSSYRALPKSYQQPKCTGRTPLCKEVLNDTWVSFPSWSEDSTFVSSKKTQYEEHIYRCEDERFELDVVLETNLATIRVLETVQRKLSRMSAEEQAKFRLDNTLGGSSEVIHRKAIQRIYGDKAPDIIDGLKKNPAVSVPIVLKRLKTKEEEWREAQRGFNKIWREQNEKYYLKSLDHQGINFKQNDTKVLRSKSLLNEIESIYDERQEQASEENATPPTGPHLTLSHEDSQILEDAAALIIHHVKRQTSIQKEDKYKIKQIIYHFIPDMLFSQRGELSDVEEEEEEEEMDLEEGASKKHNGVPGSGSPSKSKLLFGNTAAQKLRGCDDAYNLFYVNNNWYIFLRLHQTLCSRLLRLYGQAERQIEEEVRERDWEREVLGLKKEKNDSPAIQLRLKEPMDIEVEDYYSAFLEMVRNLLDGNMEASQYEDSLREMFTIHAYIAFTMDKLIQSIVRQLQHIVSDEICVQVTDLYLAESANGASGGSMSTQSSRSPVEGIYQRKAEQLMSDENCFKVMFMRNRGQVQLTVELLDTEEENSDEPMEAERWSDYVGRYLNPDSTTPELREHLAQKPVFLPRNLRRIRKYQKGREQLDKEACEGGKKSLEKEKMECMFKLNSYKMVYVFKSEDYMYRRTALLRAHQSHERVSTRLHKRFHAWVEAWVKEHVTRDMSAETNKWLMGEGRDGLLPCTTTRHPEVLHFMNINKYRVKYSTPNKAP, encoded by the exons ATGAAGCGGCGTCTGGAGGATCAGGAAACGGTTTTTGCGTCCCAGCAGCGGCGCCTAGCTGGCAACGCGGAGGCTTTCCAGCATCGTGTCCTGGCCCCTGCTCCGGCTCCAGCTGTGTATGAGGCTCTGTCTGACAACATGCAGCCCACCGCAGGCGTGCAGTACTCCGTCCCCCAGGGTTACCAG GTTCCCACCGTGGCCCAGAACAGTGGCGGGCATGGGCACACCCCAAGCCCAGCTGTCCACGGGGGATCCCACCATCACAGCCCAGCAGTTCAGTCCCACggtccctctgtgatgtcaggGCACACTCATACGGCTGCGTCTCAAGCCTCTGCACAGGGCCAGCAGCAGTTCCAGAGGCTTAAG GTGGAAGATGCCTTGTCTTACTTGGATCAAGTGAAACTGCAGTTCGGCAATCAGCCTCAGGTCTACAATGACTTTTTAGATATAATGAAAGAGTTCAAGTCCCAAAG tatCGACACTCCTGGGGTCATCAGCAGAGTGTCACAGCTCTTCAAAGGTCATCCTGATCTCATCATGGGCTTTAACACGTTCCTGCCGCCGGGCTACAAGATTGAGGTTCAGACGAATGACCTTGTGAACGTGACAACACCCGGTCAGATCCACCACATCACCCCACATGGCATCTCAGTCCAGAACATCCCCATAACTGGAGCAGCTAGCCAACATCCGGCCCAGCTCCCGACTGCTGCAACCACCACCGCCCCACCCCTTCTAACACAGCCCACACCTGCCAAGATGAGCAAG CCTCTCCAGCCTCAGGCGCTGACACCAAGCAGCCAGAGCAATCCGTCCATCCCTGCATACACTTCTCCCCGCTCACCACCCATGCAGGTCCATCCGCCACTCAGCGGGACTCCAACAGGCCCGCCCATGCAGAACAACCAGCCTGTGGAATTTAACCATGCCATCAACTACGTCAACAAGATCAAGAACCGCTTCCAGGGCCAACCCGATATCTACAAAGCCTTCCTGGAGATCCTCCACACTTACCAG AAGGAGCAGCGCAACGCTAAGGAGGCCGGAGGGAACTACACGCCGGCTCTGACGGAACAGGAAGTGTACGCTCAGGTGGCCAGACTCTTCAAGAACCAAGAGGACCTGCTCTCAGAGTTTGGGCAATTTCTCCCTGATGCCAACAGTTCGGTG CTATTGAATAAAACCACAGCTGAGAAGGCAGAGTCTGTACGGAACGACCACGGTGGTACAGCCAAAAAGCTGCAGCTCAACAACAAGCAGAGGCCCAATCAGAACGGCTGCCAGATCCGTCGCCATCCTGCTCCTGGGAGCGCTCCCCCTGTCAAG AAGAAGCCTAAGTTACTGAATTTGAAAGATTCAGTGGCAGAAGCCAGCAAGCACGGAGTCGGTACAGAATCTCTGTTCTTTGAGAAG gtgCGTAAAGCCTTGCGAAGTGCAGAGGCCTATGACAACTTCCTGCGCTGTCTAGTCATCTTTAACCAGGAGGTGATCTCCAGGGCTGAACTGGTGCAGCTGGTGCTGCCCTTTTTAGG AAAATTTCCAGAGCTGTTCAACTGGTTCAAAAACTTCCTGGGGTATCGCGAAATGCCCCACATTGAAACATACCCCAAGGAACGAGCCACAGAGGGCATCGCCATGGAGATTGATTATGCTTCCTGTAAAAGACTAGGCTCCAGTTACAGAGCCCTGCCCAAAAGCTACCAGCAACCCAAGTGTACTGGCAGAACTCCACTCTGTAAAGAG GTCTTAAACGACACCTGGGTATCCTTCCCCTCCTGGTCTGAAGACTCCACATTTGTTAGCTCCAAGAAGACCCAGTATGAGGAGCACATCTACAGGTGTGAGGATGAACGCTTTGAG TTGGATGTTGTGCTGGAGACCAACCTGGCTACCATCAGAGTGCTGGAGACAGTCCAGCGGAAGTTGTCGCGCATGTCCGCAGAGGAGCAGGCCAAGTTCCGCTTAGACAATACGCTGGGCGGCTCCTCTGAGGTCATCCACCGCAAAGCCATCCAGAGGATATACGGAGACAAAGCACCCGACATCATTGATGGCCTGAAGAAAAACCCTGCTGTTTCTGTTCCCATTGTGTTAAAAAG gTTAAAGACAAAGGAGGAAGAGTGGCGGGAAGCTCAACGAGGCTTCAACAAGATCTGGAGGGAACAGAATGAGAAGTATTACCTCAAGTCTCTTGATCATCAAGGCATCAACTTCAAGCAGAACGACACCAAAGTGCTTAGATCCAAGTCCTTGCTAAATGAAATCGAAAGCATCTATGatgag CGCCAGGAGCAGGCATCAGAGGAGAACGCCACCCCGCCCACAGGCCCACACCTGACGCTGTCTCACGAGGACAGCCAGATCCTGGAGGACGCGGCGGCACTCATCATCCACCATGTCAAGCGGCAGACCAGCATTCAGAAGGAAGACAAATACAAGATCAAACAGATAATCTACCATTTCATCCCTGACATGCTGTTCTCCCAGCGGGGCGAGCTTTccgatgtggaggaggaggaagaagaagaggagatggaTCTGGAGGAAGGAGCTTCCAAAAAGCACAACGGTGTCCCTGGCAGCGGGAGCCCCTCCAAGTCCAAGCTGCTGTTCGGCAACACAGCGGCACAGAAGCTTCGCGGCTGCGACGATGCCTACAATCTTTTCTATGTCAACAACAACTGGTACATCTTTCTCCGGCTCCACCAGACGCTGTGCTCACGCCTGCTGCGGCTGTACGGTCAGGCGGAGCGGCAGATTGAAGAGGAGGTCCGAGAACGAGACTGGGAGAGGGAAGTGCTCGGGCTCAAAAAGGAAAAGAATGACAGTCCAGCCATCCAGCTGAGACTGAAGGAGCCCA TGGACATCGAGGTAGAAGATTACTACTCAGCCTTTTTAGAGATGGTTAGGAACCTGCTGGATGGAAACATGGAAGCTTCTCAATATGAGGACTCGTTGAGGGAAATGTTCACCATCCACGCTTACATCGCCTTCACAATGGACAAGCTCATCCAAAGTATCGTCCGGCAG CTTCAGCACATTGTAAGCGATGAGATCTGCGTCCAGGTCACAGACCTTTACCTGGCAGAAAGTGCTAACGGGGCCAGCGGAGGAAGCATGTCCACGCAGTCCTCAAGGAGCCCAGTGGAGGGGATCTATCAGCGGAAAGCCGAGCAGCTTATGTCAGATGAGAACTGCTTCAAG GTGATGTTTATGAGGAACAGAGGACAGGTGCAGCTCACGGTGGAGCTActtgacacagaggaggagaactcAGATGAGCCAATGGAGGCCGAG CGCTGGTCTGATTACGTCGGCCGCTATTTAAACCCAGATTCCACCACTCCCGAGCTGAGAGAGCACCTCGCCCAGAAGCCTGTGTTTCTTCCCAG GAATTTGAGGCGGATCAGGAAGTACCAGAAGGGCCGGGAGCAGCTGGACAAAGAGGCCTGCGAAGGGGGCAAGAAGTCCCTAGAAAAGGAGAAGATGGAGTGCATGTTTAAACTCAACTCTTACAAGATGGTCTACGTCTTTAAGTCTgaggattacatgtaccgacgtaCTGCCCTGCTGAGAGCTCACCAG tcaCACGAGAGGGTGAGCACACGGCTGCACAAGCGCTTCCATGCCTGGGTGGAAGCATGGGTGAAGGAGCACGTCACCCGCGACATGAGCGCCGAGACCAACAAGTGGCTGATGGGAGAAGGACGCGACGGCCTGTTGCCGTGCACCACCACCCGTCACCCGGAGGTCCTTCACTTCATGAACATCAACAAGTACCGTGTCAAATACAGCACACCCAACAAGGCGCCGTAG
- the sin3aa gene encoding SIN3 transcription regulator family member Aa isoform X2, which produces MKRRLEDQETVFASQQRRLAGNAEAFQHRVLAPAPAPAVYEALSDNMQPTAGVQYSVPQGYQVPTVAQNSGGHGHTPSPAVHGGSHHHSPAVQSHGPSVMSGHTHTAASQASAQGQQQFQRLKVEDALSYLDQVKLQFGNQPQVYNDFLDIMKEFKSQSIDTPGVISRVSQLFKGHPDLIMGFNTFLPPGYKIEVQTNDLVNVTTPGQIHHITPHGISVQNIPITGAASQHPAQLPTAATTTAPPLLTQPTPAKMSKPLQPQALTPSSQSNPSIPAYTSPRSPPMQVHPPLSGTPTGPPMQNNQPVEFNHAINYVNKIKNRFQGQPDIYKAFLEILHTYQKEQRNAKEAGGNYTPALTEQEVYAQVARLFKNQEDLLSEFGQFLPDANSSVLLNKTTAEKAESVRNDHGGTAKKLQLNNKQRPNQNGCQIRRHPAPGSAPPVKKPKLLNLKDSVAEASKHGVGTESLFFEKVRKALRSAEAYDNFLRCLVIFNQEVISRAELVQLVLPFLGKFPELFNWFKNFLGYREMPHIETYPKERATEGIAMEIDYASCKRLGSSYRALPKSYQQPKCTGRTPLCKEVLNDTWVSFPSWSEDSTFVSSKKTQYEEHIYRCEDERFELDVVLETNLATIRVLETVQRKLSRMSAEEQAKFRLDNTLGGSSEVIHRKAIQRIYGDKAPDIIDGLKKNPAVSVPIVLKRLKTKEEEWREAQRGFNKIWREQNEKYYLKSLDHQGINFKQNDTKVLRSKSLLNEIESIYDERQEQASEENATPPTGPHLTLSHEDSQILEDAAALIIHHVKRQTSIQKEDKYKIKQIIYHFIPDMLFSQRGELSDVEEEEEEEEMDLEEGASKKHNGVPGSGSPSKSKLLFGNTAAQKLRGCDDAYNLFYVNNNWYIFLRLHQTLCSRLLRLYGQAERQIEEEVRERDWEREVLGLKKEKNDSPAIQLRLKEPMDIEVEDYYSAFLEMVRNLLDGNMEASQYEDSLREMFTIHAYIAFTMDKLIQSIVRQLQHIVSDEICVQVTDLYLAESANGASGGSMSTQSSRSPVEGIYQRKAEQLMSDENCFKVMFMRNRGQVQLTVELLDTEEENSDEPMEAERWSDYVGRYLNPDSTTPELREHLAQKPVFLPRNLRRIRKYQKGREQLDKEACEGGKKSLEKEKMECMFKLNSYKMVYVFKSEDYMYRRTALLRAHQSHERVSTRLHKRFHAWVEAWVKEHVTRDMSAETNKWLMGEGRDGLLPCTTTRHPEVLHFMNINKYRVKYSTPNKAP; this is translated from the exons ATGAAGCGGCGTCTGGAGGATCAGGAAACGGTTTTTGCGTCCCAGCAGCGGCGCCTAGCTGGCAACGCGGAGGCTTTCCAGCATCGTGTCCTGGCCCCTGCTCCGGCTCCAGCTGTGTATGAGGCTCTGTCTGACAACATGCAGCCCACCGCAGGCGTGCAGTACTCCGTCCCCCAGGGTTACCAG GTTCCCACCGTGGCCCAGAACAGTGGCGGGCATGGGCACACCCCAAGCCCAGCTGTCCACGGGGGATCCCACCATCACAGCCCAGCAGTTCAGTCCCACggtccctctgtgatgtcaggGCACACTCATACGGCTGCGTCTCAAGCCTCTGCACAGGGCCAGCAGCAGTTCCAGAGGCTTAAG GTGGAAGATGCCTTGTCTTACTTGGATCAAGTGAAACTGCAGTTCGGCAATCAGCCTCAGGTCTACAATGACTTTTTAGATATAATGAAAGAGTTCAAGTCCCAAAG tatCGACACTCCTGGGGTCATCAGCAGAGTGTCACAGCTCTTCAAAGGTCATCCTGATCTCATCATGGGCTTTAACACGTTCCTGCCGCCGGGCTACAAGATTGAGGTTCAGACGAATGACCTTGTGAACGTGACAACACCCGGTCAGATCCACCACATCACCCCACATGGCATCTCAGTCCAGAACATCCCCATAACTGGAGCAGCTAGCCAACATCCGGCCCAGCTCCCGACTGCTGCAACCACCACCGCCCCACCCCTTCTAACACAGCCCACACCTGCCAAGATGAGCAAG CCTCTCCAGCCTCAGGCGCTGACACCAAGCAGCCAGAGCAATCCGTCCATCCCTGCATACACTTCTCCCCGCTCACCACCCATGCAGGTCCATCCGCCACTCAGCGGGACTCCAACAGGCCCGCCCATGCAGAACAACCAGCCTGTGGAATTTAACCATGCCATCAACTACGTCAACAAGATCAAGAACCGCTTCCAGGGCCAACCCGATATCTACAAAGCCTTCCTGGAGATCCTCCACACTTACCAG AAGGAGCAGCGCAACGCTAAGGAGGCCGGAGGGAACTACACGCCGGCTCTGACGGAACAGGAAGTGTACGCTCAGGTGGCCAGACTCTTCAAGAACCAAGAGGACCTGCTCTCAGAGTTTGGGCAATTTCTCCCTGATGCCAACAGTTCGGTG CTATTGAATAAAACCACAGCTGAGAAGGCAGAGTCTGTACGGAACGACCACGGTGGTACAGCCAAAAAGCTGCAGCTCAACAACAAGCAGAGGCCCAATCAGAACGGCTGCCAGATCCGTCGCCATCCTGCTCCTGGGAGCGCTCCCCCTGTCAAG AAGCCTAAGTTACTGAATTTGAAAGATTCAGTGGCAGAAGCCAGCAAGCACGGAGTCGGTACAGAATCTCTGTTCTTTGAGAAG gtgCGTAAAGCCTTGCGAAGTGCAGAGGCCTATGACAACTTCCTGCGCTGTCTAGTCATCTTTAACCAGGAGGTGATCTCCAGGGCTGAACTGGTGCAGCTGGTGCTGCCCTTTTTAGG AAAATTTCCAGAGCTGTTCAACTGGTTCAAAAACTTCCTGGGGTATCGCGAAATGCCCCACATTGAAACATACCCCAAGGAACGAGCCACAGAGGGCATCGCCATGGAGATTGATTATGCTTCCTGTAAAAGACTAGGCTCCAGTTACAGAGCCCTGCCCAAAAGCTACCAGCAACCCAAGTGTACTGGCAGAACTCCACTCTGTAAAGAG GTCTTAAACGACACCTGGGTATCCTTCCCCTCCTGGTCTGAAGACTCCACATTTGTTAGCTCCAAGAAGACCCAGTATGAGGAGCACATCTACAGGTGTGAGGATGAACGCTTTGAG TTGGATGTTGTGCTGGAGACCAACCTGGCTACCATCAGAGTGCTGGAGACAGTCCAGCGGAAGTTGTCGCGCATGTCCGCAGAGGAGCAGGCCAAGTTCCGCTTAGACAATACGCTGGGCGGCTCCTCTGAGGTCATCCACCGCAAAGCCATCCAGAGGATATACGGAGACAAAGCACCCGACATCATTGATGGCCTGAAGAAAAACCCTGCTGTTTCTGTTCCCATTGTGTTAAAAAG gTTAAAGACAAAGGAGGAAGAGTGGCGGGAAGCTCAACGAGGCTTCAACAAGATCTGGAGGGAACAGAATGAGAAGTATTACCTCAAGTCTCTTGATCATCAAGGCATCAACTTCAAGCAGAACGACACCAAAGTGCTTAGATCCAAGTCCTTGCTAAATGAAATCGAAAGCATCTATGatgag CGCCAGGAGCAGGCATCAGAGGAGAACGCCACCCCGCCCACAGGCCCACACCTGACGCTGTCTCACGAGGACAGCCAGATCCTGGAGGACGCGGCGGCACTCATCATCCACCATGTCAAGCGGCAGACCAGCATTCAGAAGGAAGACAAATACAAGATCAAACAGATAATCTACCATTTCATCCCTGACATGCTGTTCTCCCAGCGGGGCGAGCTTTccgatgtggaggaggaggaagaagaagaggagatggaTCTGGAGGAAGGAGCTTCCAAAAAGCACAACGGTGTCCCTGGCAGCGGGAGCCCCTCCAAGTCCAAGCTGCTGTTCGGCAACACAGCGGCACAGAAGCTTCGCGGCTGCGACGATGCCTACAATCTTTTCTATGTCAACAACAACTGGTACATCTTTCTCCGGCTCCACCAGACGCTGTGCTCACGCCTGCTGCGGCTGTACGGTCAGGCGGAGCGGCAGATTGAAGAGGAGGTCCGAGAACGAGACTGGGAGAGGGAAGTGCTCGGGCTCAAAAAGGAAAAGAATGACAGTCCAGCCATCCAGCTGAGACTGAAGGAGCCCA TGGACATCGAGGTAGAAGATTACTACTCAGCCTTTTTAGAGATGGTTAGGAACCTGCTGGATGGAAACATGGAAGCTTCTCAATATGAGGACTCGTTGAGGGAAATGTTCACCATCCACGCTTACATCGCCTTCACAATGGACAAGCTCATCCAAAGTATCGTCCGGCAG CTTCAGCACATTGTAAGCGATGAGATCTGCGTCCAGGTCACAGACCTTTACCTGGCAGAAAGTGCTAACGGGGCCAGCGGAGGAAGCATGTCCACGCAGTCCTCAAGGAGCCCAGTGGAGGGGATCTATCAGCGGAAAGCCGAGCAGCTTATGTCAGATGAGAACTGCTTCAAG GTGATGTTTATGAGGAACAGAGGACAGGTGCAGCTCACGGTGGAGCTActtgacacagaggaggagaactcAGATGAGCCAATGGAGGCCGAG CGCTGGTCTGATTACGTCGGCCGCTATTTAAACCCAGATTCCACCACTCCCGAGCTGAGAGAGCACCTCGCCCAGAAGCCTGTGTTTCTTCCCAG GAATTTGAGGCGGATCAGGAAGTACCAGAAGGGCCGGGAGCAGCTGGACAAAGAGGCCTGCGAAGGGGGCAAGAAGTCCCTAGAAAAGGAGAAGATGGAGTGCATGTTTAAACTCAACTCTTACAAGATGGTCTACGTCTTTAAGTCTgaggattacatgtaccgacgtaCTGCCCTGCTGAGAGCTCACCAG tcaCACGAGAGGGTGAGCACACGGCTGCACAAGCGCTTCCATGCCTGGGTGGAAGCATGGGTGAAGGAGCACGTCACCCGCGACATGAGCGCCGAGACCAACAAGTGGCTGATGGGAGAAGGACGCGACGGCCTGTTGCCGTGCACCACCACCCGTCACCCGGAGGTCCTTCACTTCATGAACATCAACAAGTACCGTGTCAAATACAGCACACCCAACAAGGCGCCGTAG
- the sin3aa gene encoding SIN3 transcription regulator family member Aa isoform X3: MKRRLEDQETVFASQQRRLAGNAEAFQHRVLAPAPAPAVYEALSDNMQPTAGVQYSVPQGYQVPTVAQNSGGHGHTPSPAVHGGSHHHSPAVQSHGPSVMSGHTHTAASQASAQGQQQFQRLKVEDALSYLDQVKLQFGNQPQVYNDFLDIMKEFKSQSIDTPGVISRVSQLFKGHPDLIMGFNTFLPPGYKIEVQTNDLVNVTTPGQIHHITPHGISVQNIPITGAASQHPAQLPTAATTTAPPLLTQPTPAKMSKPLQPQALTPSSQSNPSIPAYTSPRSPPMQVHPPLSGTPTGPPMQNNQPVEFNHAINYVNKIKNRFQGQPDIYKAFLEILHTYQKEQRNAKEAGGNYTPALTEQEVYAQVARLFKNQEDLLSEFGQFLPDANSSVLLNKTTAEKAESVRNDHGGTAKKLQLNNKQRPNQNGCQIRRHPAPGSAPPVKKKPKLLNLKDSVAEASKHGVGTESLFFEKVRKALRSAEAYDNFLRCLVIFNQEVISRAELVQLVLPFLGKFPELFNWFKNFLGYREMPHIETYPKERATEGIAMEIDYASCKRLGSSYRALPKSYQQPKCTGRTPLCKEVLNDTWVSFPSWSEDSTFVSSKKTQYEEHIYRCEDERFELDVVLETNLATIRVLETVQRKLSRMSAEEQAKFRLDNTLGGSSEVIHRKAIQRIYGDKAPDIIDGLKKNPAVSVPIVLKRLKTKEEEWREAQRGFNKIWREQNEKYYLKSLDHQGINFKQNDTKVLRSKSLLNEIESIYDERQEQASEENATPPTGPHLTLSHEDSQILEDAAALIIHHVKRQTSIQKEDKYKIKQIIYHFIPDMLFSQRGELSDVEEEEEEEEMDLEEGASKKHNGVPGSGSPSKSKLLFGNTAAQKLRGCDDAYNLFYVNNNWYIFLRLHQTLCSRLLRLYGQAERQIEEEVRERDWEREVLGLKKEKNDSPAIQLRLKEPMDIEVEDYYSAFLEMVRNLLDGNMEASQYEDSLREMFTIHAYIAFTMDKLIQSIVRQLQHIVSDEICVQVTDLYLAESANGASGGSMSTQSSRSPVEGIYQRKAEQLMSDENCFKVMFMRNRGQVQLTVELLDTEEENSDEPMEAE, translated from the exons ATGAAGCGGCGTCTGGAGGATCAGGAAACGGTTTTTGCGTCCCAGCAGCGGCGCCTAGCTGGCAACGCGGAGGCTTTCCAGCATCGTGTCCTGGCCCCTGCTCCGGCTCCAGCTGTGTATGAGGCTCTGTCTGACAACATGCAGCCCACCGCAGGCGTGCAGTACTCCGTCCCCCAGGGTTACCAG GTTCCCACCGTGGCCCAGAACAGTGGCGGGCATGGGCACACCCCAAGCCCAGCTGTCCACGGGGGATCCCACCATCACAGCCCAGCAGTTCAGTCCCACggtccctctgtgatgtcaggGCACACTCATACGGCTGCGTCTCAAGCCTCTGCACAGGGCCAGCAGCAGTTCCAGAGGCTTAAG GTGGAAGATGCCTTGTCTTACTTGGATCAAGTGAAACTGCAGTTCGGCAATCAGCCTCAGGTCTACAATGACTTTTTAGATATAATGAAAGAGTTCAAGTCCCAAAG tatCGACACTCCTGGGGTCATCAGCAGAGTGTCACAGCTCTTCAAAGGTCATCCTGATCTCATCATGGGCTTTAACACGTTCCTGCCGCCGGGCTACAAGATTGAGGTTCAGACGAATGACCTTGTGAACGTGACAACACCCGGTCAGATCCACCACATCACCCCACATGGCATCTCAGTCCAGAACATCCCCATAACTGGAGCAGCTAGCCAACATCCGGCCCAGCTCCCGACTGCTGCAACCACCACCGCCCCACCCCTTCTAACACAGCCCACACCTGCCAAGATGAGCAAG CCTCTCCAGCCTCAGGCGCTGACACCAAGCAGCCAGAGCAATCCGTCCATCCCTGCATACACTTCTCCCCGCTCACCACCCATGCAGGTCCATCCGCCACTCAGCGGGACTCCAACAGGCCCGCCCATGCAGAACAACCAGCCTGTGGAATTTAACCATGCCATCAACTACGTCAACAAGATCAAGAACCGCTTCCAGGGCCAACCCGATATCTACAAAGCCTTCCTGGAGATCCTCCACACTTACCAG AAGGAGCAGCGCAACGCTAAGGAGGCCGGAGGGAACTACACGCCGGCTCTGACGGAACAGGAAGTGTACGCTCAGGTGGCCAGACTCTTCAAGAACCAAGAGGACCTGCTCTCAGAGTTTGGGCAATTTCTCCCTGATGCCAACAGTTCGGTG CTATTGAATAAAACCACAGCTGAGAAGGCAGAGTCTGTACGGAACGACCACGGTGGTACAGCCAAAAAGCTGCAGCTCAACAACAAGCAGAGGCCCAATCAGAACGGCTGCCAGATCCGTCGCCATCCTGCTCCTGGGAGCGCTCCCCCTGTCAAG AAGAAGCCTAAGTTACTGAATTTGAAAGATTCAGTGGCAGAAGCCAGCAAGCACGGAGTCGGTACAGAATCTCTGTTCTTTGAGAAG gtgCGTAAAGCCTTGCGAAGTGCAGAGGCCTATGACAACTTCCTGCGCTGTCTAGTCATCTTTAACCAGGAGGTGATCTCCAGGGCTGAACTGGTGCAGCTGGTGCTGCCCTTTTTAGG AAAATTTCCAGAGCTGTTCAACTGGTTCAAAAACTTCCTGGGGTATCGCGAAATGCCCCACATTGAAACATACCCCAAGGAACGAGCCACAGAGGGCATCGCCATGGAGATTGATTATGCTTCCTGTAAAAGACTAGGCTCCAGTTACAGAGCCCTGCCCAAAAGCTACCAGCAACCCAAGTGTACTGGCAGAACTCCACTCTGTAAAGAG GTCTTAAACGACACCTGGGTATCCTTCCCCTCCTGGTCTGAAGACTCCACATTTGTTAGCTCCAAGAAGACCCAGTATGAGGAGCACATCTACAGGTGTGAGGATGAACGCTTTGAG TTGGATGTTGTGCTGGAGACCAACCTGGCTACCATCAGAGTGCTGGAGACAGTCCAGCGGAAGTTGTCGCGCATGTCCGCAGAGGAGCAGGCCAAGTTCCGCTTAGACAATACGCTGGGCGGCTCCTCTGAGGTCATCCACCGCAAAGCCATCCAGAGGATATACGGAGACAAAGCACCCGACATCATTGATGGCCTGAAGAAAAACCCTGCTGTTTCTGTTCCCATTGTGTTAAAAAG gTTAAAGACAAAGGAGGAAGAGTGGCGGGAAGCTCAACGAGGCTTCAACAAGATCTGGAGGGAACAGAATGAGAAGTATTACCTCAAGTCTCTTGATCATCAAGGCATCAACTTCAAGCAGAACGACACCAAAGTGCTTAGATCCAAGTCCTTGCTAAATGAAATCGAAAGCATCTATGatgag CGCCAGGAGCAGGCATCAGAGGAGAACGCCACCCCGCCCACAGGCCCACACCTGACGCTGTCTCACGAGGACAGCCAGATCCTGGAGGACGCGGCGGCACTCATCATCCACCATGTCAAGCGGCAGACCAGCATTCAGAAGGAAGACAAATACAAGATCAAACAGATAATCTACCATTTCATCCCTGACATGCTGTTCTCCCAGCGGGGCGAGCTTTccgatgtggaggaggaggaagaagaagaggagatggaTCTGGAGGAAGGAGCTTCCAAAAAGCACAACGGTGTCCCTGGCAGCGGGAGCCCCTCCAAGTCCAAGCTGCTGTTCGGCAACACAGCGGCACAGAAGCTTCGCGGCTGCGACGATGCCTACAATCTTTTCTATGTCAACAACAACTGGTACATCTTTCTCCGGCTCCACCAGACGCTGTGCTCACGCCTGCTGCGGCTGTACGGTCAGGCGGAGCGGCAGATTGAAGAGGAGGTCCGAGAACGAGACTGGGAGAGGGAAGTGCTCGGGCTCAAAAAGGAAAAGAATGACAGTCCAGCCATCCAGCTGAGACTGAAGGAGCCCA TGGACATCGAGGTAGAAGATTACTACTCAGCCTTTTTAGAGATGGTTAGGAACCTGCTGGATGGAAACATGGAAGCTTCTCAATATGAGGACTCGTTGAGGGAAATGTTCACCATCCACGCTTACATCGCCTTCACAATGGACAAGCTCATCCAAAGTATCGTCCGGCAG CTTCAGCACATTGTAAGCGATGAGATCTGCGTCCAGGTCACAGACCTTTACCTGGCAGAAAGTGCTAACGGGGCCAGCGGAGGAAGCATGTCCACGCAGTCCTCAAGGAGCCCAGTGGAGGGGATCTATCAGCGGAAAGCCGAGCAGCTTATGTCAGATGAGAACTGCTTCAAG GTGATGTTTATGAGGAACAGAGGACAGGTGCAGCTCACGGTGGAGCTActtgacacagaggaggagaactcAGATGAGCCAATGGAGGCCGAG TAA